One region of Elusimicrobiales bacterium genomic DNA includes:
- a CDS encoding secretin N-terminal domain-containing protein, whose amino-acid sequence MNMNKIRPYVALALAAVQMLLPVSGALAQDIPQPDAGGGAPPAQDAAAAPAPDAGGGDFTMPTANPPGTPLDASGGSPQPLYEETERVEPMEKKIMVRLRGAPLSAFLETVSAQSGINFVVSDKVAQDVTISAFLPKVTAREALQILLRMHGLTYERVGKSHTYVILKRSARARNVVTKIYTLSFISLLAGETSQQEMSAITSADVSFTGGFSGGGGGGAGGGQSGGGGGGQGGAGASEGVAIINVLRSVMSRTGTIASEPRTNSLIVTDDADRFPQIEQVLSELDKKAPQVLIEAKIMEINSTRLNEMGIEWGGSRGELAYFQGPTRLTDYFLRPGFFSGDQWKYMFPDPSSIVTSGGGSGGGSGGSGASMGPGGITYGTFSLSQLTAMLRLLVSRSDARYLSHPKVVTLNNKMALINISQDAAVSVTSTVTQTTTTGTLERRRVGVTLRVTPQVNKDGYITLFIQPSYSDIQASAVTNNGQTVYDPVSRGASTMMRVKNGSTVVLGGLLSSTDNKLVRKVPLLGYIPLIGWLFTSVSQTRKNSDLVLFVTPTILVD is encoded by the coding sequence ATGAATATGAACAAGATCAGGCCGTATGTCGCGCTTGCGCTTGCGGCGGTGCAGATGCTGCTGCCGGTTTCCGGCGCGCTGGCACAGGATATTCCCCAGCCGGATGCGGGCGGCGGCGCCCCGCCCGCGCAGGACGCCGCAGCCGCTCCCGCGCCGGATGCGGGCGGCGGCGATTTCACAATGCCTACGGCCAATCCGCCGGGAACCCCTCTTGACGCTTCCGGCGGGTCGCCTCAGCCTTTGTACGAGGAGACCGAGCGCGTGGAGCCGATGGAGAAAAAAATCATGGTCCGGCTGCGCGGGGCGCCGCTGTCGGCGTTTTTGGAGACCGTGTCCGCCCAGTCCGGCATCAATTTCGTGGTTTCGGACAAGGTGGCCCAGGATGTCACAATATCGGCTTTTCTTCCCAAGGTAACCGCGCGCGAGGCGCTTCAGATACTGCTGCGCATGCACGGCCTGACATACGAGCGCGTGGGCAAGAGCCATACCTATGTTATATTGAAGCGTTCCGCCAGAGCAAGAAACGTGGTGACAAAAATATACACACTCAGCTTCATCTCCCTGCTGGCGGGGGAAACGTCGCAGCAGGAAATGTCGGCTATAACTTCAGCTGATGTGTCCTTCACCGGAGGGTTCAGCGGCGGGGGCGGCGGGGGCGCCGGCGGCGGCCAGAGCGGAGGCGGAGGCGGAGGCCAGGGCGGCGCGGGCGCCAGCGAAGGCGTTGCCATCATCAATGTGCTGCGCAGCGTGATGAGCAGAACCGGTACCATCGCCAGCGAGCCGCGCACGAACAGTCTTATTGTCACCGACGATGCGGACCGCTTCCCGCAGATAGAGCAGGTGCTTTCCGAACTGGACAAAAAAGCTCCCCAGGTGCTTATAGAAGCTAAAATCATGGAAATAAACAGCACCCGCCTCAACGAGATGGGCATAGAATGGGGCGGCTCGCGCGGCGAGCTGGCCTATTTCCAGGGTCCCACCCGGCTTACCGATTATTTCCTGCGTCCCGGATTTTTCAGCGGCGACCAGTGGAAGTATATGTTCCCGGACCCCAGTTCCATTGTCACCTCCGGCGGCGGCAGCGGCGGCGGTTCGGGCGGCTCAGGCGCCTCAATGGGTCCCGGCGGCATAACCTATGGCACCTTCAGCCTCAGCCAGCTTACGGCGATGCTGCGGCTGCTGGTCTCGCGCAGCGACGCGCGGTATTTAAGCCATCCCAAGGTGGTTACGTTAAACAACAAGATGGCTCTCATCAATATAAGCCAGGATGCGGCGGTCAGCGTAACCAGCACGGTTACTCAGACCACCACCACCGGAACCCTGGAGCGCAGACGGGTGGGCGTTACGTTGCGCGTTACCCCCCAGGTCAACAAGGACGGCTACATCACCCTGTTCATACAGCCGTCCTATTCGGATATTCAGGCTTCCGCCGTGACCAACAACGGACAAACGGTCTATGACCCGGTAAGCCGCGGCGCCTCCACCATGATGCGCGTCAAGAACGGTTCCACGGTGGTGCTGGGCGGCCTGCTTTCGTCCACCGACAACAAGCTTGTGCGCAAGGTCCCGTTGCTTGGATATATTCCGCTTATCGGCTGGCTGTTCACCAGCGTAAGCCAGACGCGCAAGAATTCGGATCTGGTGCTGTTTGTGACCCCGACCATACTGGTTGACTGA
- a CDS encoding ATPase, T2SS/T4P/T4SS family, translating into MPHKKLGEILMAQGALDEQKLNQALHFQVQNKCLIGEAIIKLGYASEEVVYMALSKQLGIPYASRENRILSPERNQGIEKLVGEKFAREHFAIPLFVEGDSLAVAMADPANVLTMDNLRLMTNMEIQPFIATKSQILRVIDNFYQGADLIDQAMSVDTEGKNVASEADLAVEDHLDLDKMISGESKGAQSIRVVNAILKQAISERTSDIHLEIFDERVSLRFRIDGILHERSSPPKELVSALISRIKILSKLDIAERRLPQDGHFSIHYQNRTIEVRVSVCPTVFGEKLVLRILDKGTVELNLDLLGFEQRQREDFLRAADYPHGLIFLTGPTGSGKTTTLNAVLNTIKTPSYNFMTLEDPVEYKLSGISQVQVRPQIGLTFADGLRSFLRQDPDIILVGEVRDKETAEACLRAALTGHLVFSTLHTNDATGAVPRLIDMGMEPFLLSSSLALVAAQRLVRMLCPHCKAPTTVDQKVLDQMLKEGHFPPETDRSRWVFFKARGCDKCSHTGYIGRKALYEVFLINDEMRRIIYKTQDVSELRVAVKKTGAWNMRASGWKKVVAGLTTPEEVMSVTLSEE; encoded by the coding sequence ATGCCACACAAAAAACTGGGCGAAATACTGATGGCGCAGGGGGCGCTGGACGAGCAGAAGCTCAACCAGGCGCTGCATTTCCAGGTTCAGAACAAGTGCCTGATAGGCGAGGCCATAATCAAGCTCGGCTACGCCAGCGAGGAAGTGGTGTACATGGCCCTCTCCAAGCAGTTGGGCATTCCCTACGCCTCGCGCGAAAACCGCATTCTGAGCCCGGAGAGGAATCAGGGCATTGAAAAACTGGTGGGCGAGAAATTCGCGCGCGAGCATTTCGCCATCCCGCTGTTCGTGGAGGGTGATTCTCTGGCGGTGGCGATGGCGGACCCTGCCAACGTGCTTACCATGGACAACCTGCGGCTGATGACCAATATGGAAATTCAGCCGTTTATCGCCACCAAATCCCAGATACTGCGCGTTATAGACAATTTCTACCAGGGGGCCGACCTGATAGACCAGGCCATGTCGGTGGACACCGAGGGCAAGAACGTCGCCAGCGAGGCGGACCTTGCCGTTGAAGACCATCTGGACCTGGACAAAATGATATCCGGCGAGAGCAAGGGCGCCCAGTCCATACGGGTGGTCAACGCCATACTCAAGCAGGCCATAAGCGAGCGCACCTCCGACATTCATCTGGAGATTTTTGACGAGCGCGTCAGTCTCCGTTTCCGCATAGACGGCATTCTGCACGAGCGCAGCTCCCCGCCCAAGGAGCTGGTGTCCGCGCTTATCTCGCGCATAAAAATCCTTTCAAAACTGGACATTGCGGAACGGCGGCTTCCGCAGGACGGGCATTTCAGCATCCACTACCAGAACCGCACCATAGAAGTCCGCGTTTCTGTGTGTCCGACGGTGTTCGGCGAAAAGCTGGTGCTGCGCATACTGGACAAGGGCACCGTGGAATTGAATCTGGATCTGCTGGGTTTTGAACAGCGCCAGCGCGAGGACTTCCTGCGCGCGGCGGACTATCCGCATGGCCTGATATTTCTTACCGGCCCCACCGGCTCCGGCAAGACCACCACGCTCAACGCGGTGCTAAACACCATAAAGACGCCGTCTTACAATTTCATGACGCTGGAAGACCCGGTGGAATACAAGCTTTCCGGCATAAGCCAGGTGCAGGTGCGCCCGCAGATAGGCCTTACTTTCGCGGACGGGCTGCGCTCTTTCCTGCGCCAGGATCCGGACATCATACTGGTCGGAGAGGTGCGCGACAAGGAAACGGCGGAAGCCTGTCTGCGCGCCGCGCTGACCGGCCATCTGGTGTTTTCCACGCTGCACACCAACGACGCCACCGGCGCCGTGCCCCGGCTTATTGACATGGGCATGGAGCCGTTCCTGCTTTCCAGCTCGCTTGCTCTTGTTGCGGCCCAGCGTCTGGTGAGAATGCTCTGCCCGCATTGCAAGGCGCCCACCACGGTTGACCAGAAAGTGCTGGACCAGATGCTCAAGGAAGGCCATTTCCCGCCGGAGACGGACAGGTCTCGCTGGGTGTTTTTCAAAGCGCGTGGCTGCGACAAATGCTCGCACACCGGATATATCGGGCGAAAGGCGCTCTACGAGGTGTTTCTGATTAACGACGAAATGAGGCGCATCATCTACAAAACGCAGGATGTTTCCGAATTGCGTGTGGCCGTGAAAAAAACCGGCGCGTGGAACATGCGCGCCAGCGGATGGAAAAAAGTGGTGGCGGGTCTTACCACGCCGGAAGAAGTAATGTCGGTTACCTTATCGGAGGAATAA